In Halosegnis marinus, one genomic interval encodes:
- a CDS encoding DUF7266 family protein: protein MTDRGVTGAVGKALELALAVLFVALLSTALFGGAVPEYRAVAGGEVGERALALGAERVAQAVPPAGVAGATATRRVDLPRTVAGRPYRVTVENRTLVMAHPNPDIGGRARLVLPADATVTGAWESRGDPAVRVRATPDGPAVRLVS, encoded by the coding sequence GTGACCGACCGCGGCGTCACGGGCGCGGTCGGGAAGGCGCTCGAACTCGCGCTCGCGGTGCTGTTCGTCGCCCTGCTCTCGACGGCGCTGTTCGGCGGCGCGGTCCCCGAGTACCGGGCCGTCGCCGGCGGGGAGGTGGGCGAGCGCGCGCTCGCGCTCGGCGCCGAACGGGTCGCACAGGCTGTCCCGCCCGCGGGCGTCGCGGGTGCGACGGCGACCCGACGGGTGGACCTGCCGCGCACCGTCGCGGGCCGCCCCTACCGCGTGACGGTCGAGAACCGGACGCTCGTCATGGCCCACCCGAACCCCGACATCGGGGGCCGCGCCCGCCTCGTCCTCCCGGCGGACGCGACCGTGACGGGCGCGTGGGAGAGCCGCGGCGACCCCGCGGTTCGGGTGCGGGCGACGCCGGACGGTCCCGCCGTCCGGCTGGTGTCGTGA
- a CDS encoding DUF7289 family protein, whose product MRAQANVVGVAILVGVTVVALGTLTAAIGAVVEEDAARADARRVADGFGSALEPVEATGPRRGTLAFVEGDLRPVDRQVRVLNGSGVVAAVEADALVFEAGERRVTYLGGAVVRGRPPGGSMHTPPPITASRDGGALVVGVARLGDPGAVGGSGRVAVRTNVSHERTDLGTGTFRVAVETATPRPWRAYFERAGATVTTRDLDGDGVPSVVARFPGERRAWLVVHDLRAEVGA is encoded by the coding sequence GTGAGGGCACAGGCGAACGTCGTCGGCGTGGCCATCCTCGTCGGCGTCACGGTCGTCGCGCTCGGCACGCTCACGGCCGCTATCGGCGCGGTGGTCGAGGAGGACGCCGCCCGCGCGGACGCCCGCCGCGTGGCCGACGGCTTCGGGTCCGCGCTCGAACCCGTGGAGGCGACCGGCCCCCGGCGCGGCACCCTCGCGTTCGTCGAGGGCGACCTGCGGCCGGTCGACCGGCAGGTCCGGGTGTTGAACGGGTCGGGCGTCGTCGCCGCGGTCGAGGCCGACGCGCTCGTCTTCGAGGCGGGGGAGCGCCGGGTGACCTACCTCGGGGGCGCGGTCGTCCGGGGCCGGCCGCCCGGCGGGTCGATGCACACGCCGCCCCCGATAACCGCATCCAGGGACGGCGGCGCGCTCGTCGTCGGGGTGGCGCGGCTCGGCGACCCCGGGGCCGTGGGCGGGAGCGGCCGGGTGGCGGTCCGCACGAACGTCAGCCACGAGCGAACCGACCTCGGAACCGGGACGTTCCGCGTGGCCGTCGAGACGGCGACCCCGCGGCCGTGGCGCGCGTACTTCGAGCGGGCCGGGGCGACCGTGACGACGCGCGACCTCGACGGCGACGGCGTCCCGAGCGTCGTGGCGCGCTTCCCCGGCGAGCGGCGCGCGTGGCTCGTCGTCCACGACCTGCGCGCGGAGGTGGGGGCGTGA
- a CDS encoding type II secretion system F family protein, producing the protein MATGRERESPPRSGGVPGVVDRGLYALFARHAEDGHARDRRRFRAANRPGSFDRYLVRVYGLSWLVGTLAATLALVAALLVPPATLDAALAGTPLAATVPVRLGVAAVAGSLVGLLAKAATVRAGGLRLRWAATARRSDIERTLPGAVRYLRALATGSDDRERMLRKVAERDAYGETGVAFERVLSRAALSGSLDAALRETARDTPSRDLLSPFLLKFREHASQGSEALGSYLRMESRMLSHRQDRARQRAGDFLELLAELFIVLLVLPALLVVVLTVVSVLAPGLSTPIPTPVGTTTPRAVAVYGAAAFALLVGAGAAALVADLRPAAQAAPSYERPGGLATLASVGSNPASAAVAFLPVGLLAAAGLFAVGAAPENAVLLGYAAYGIPVGLVAVRRARRDDAKDRELKDFVHAVAGRMSLGRPFPAAVAAVAEEVDNGALQSDVADLAFTLSLTSAGGEGDTRRAALERFTDAVGTPLAAQTTGLVTGALDVGGEAEEVFDALQQEVGRLHHARKSLRSSMLVYVAVGWTTALLIVGIVLAVNAHVLDGFAQLSSVSGTSGGVAIDPRAVDIERDRRRFYVVTQATMLACGWFAGVASRDRYEALLHSGALVVVCYLTFSVAGMGP; encoded by the coding sequence ATGGCGACCGGCCGTGAGCGGGAGTCCCCGCCGCGGTCCGGCGGCGTGCCCGGCGTGGTCGACCGCGGCCTCTACGCGCTGTTCGCGCGCCACGCCGAGGACGGACACGCCCGCGACCGCCGGCGCTTCCGCGCCGCCAACCGCCCCGGCTCCTTCGACCGCTATCTCGTCCGCGTGTACGGGCTGTCGTGGCTCGTCGGGACGCTCGCCGCGACGCTCGCGCTCGTCGCGGCCCTGCTCGTCCCGCCGGCGACGCTCGACGCCGCGCTCGCCGGAACCCCGCTCGCCGCGACCGTCCCCGTCAGGCTCGGGGTCGCCGCCGTCGCCGGGTCGCTCGTCGGACTGCTCGCCAAGGCCGCGACCGTGCGCGCCGGCGGCCTGCGCCTCCGGTGGGCCGCGACCGCCCGACGGAGCGACATCGAGCGCACCCTCCCCGGCGCGGTCCGGTACCTCCGCGCGCTGGCGACCGGAAGCGACGACCGCGAGCGGATGCTCCGGAAGGTGGCGGAGCGCGACGCCTACGGCGAGACGGGCGTCGCCTTCGAGCGCGTCCTCTCGCGGGCCGCGCTGTCGGGGAGCCTCGACGCCGCGCTCCGGGAGACGGCCCGCGATACGCCCTCGCGGGACCTGCTGTCGCCCTTCCTGTTGAAGTTCCGCGAGCACGCCTCGCAGGGCTCCGAGGCCCTCGGTTCGTATCTCCGCATGGAGTCGCGGATGCTCTCCCACCGGCAGGACCGGGCCCGCCAGCGCGCCGGCGACTTCCTCGAACTGCTCGCGGAACTGTTCATCGTCCTGCTCGTGTTGCCGGCGCTGCTCGTCGTCGTTCTCACCGTCGTCTCCGTGCTCGCGCCCGGCCTCTCGACGCCGATACCGACGCCGGTGGGGACGACCACGCCCCGCGCCGTCGCCGTCTACGGCGCGGCCGCCTTCGCCCTGCTCGTCGGGGCGGGCGCGGCGGCGCTCGTCGCCGACCTCCGCCCCGCGGCACAGGCCGCCCCGAGCTACGAGCGCCCGGGCGGGCTGGCGACGCTCGCCTCCGTCGGTTCCAACCCCGCGAGCGCGGCCGTCGCGTTCCTCCCCGTGGGCCTGCTCGCGGCGGCCGGCCTGTTCGCCGTCGGTGCCGCGCCCGAAAACGCCGTCCTGCTCGGGTACGCGGCCTACGGAATACCCGTCGGACTGGTGGCCGTCCGGCGCGCCCGCCGGGACGACGCGAAGGACCGCGAGCTGAAGGACTTCGTCCACGCGGTCGCCGGGCGGATGAGCCTCGGCCGACCGTTCCCCGCCGCGGTCGCGGCGGTCGCCGAGGAGGTGGACAACGGTGCGCTCCAGTCGGACGTGGCGGACCTCGCCTTCACCCTCTCCCTGACGAGCGCGGGCGGGGAGGGCGACACCCGCCGGGCCGCGCTCGAACGGTTCACCGACGCGGTCGGCACGCCGCTCGCGGCCCAGACGACGGGCCTCGTCACCGGCGCGCTCGACGTGGGCGGCGAGGCGGAGGAGGTGTTCGACGCGCTCCAGCAGGAGGTCGGTCGCCTCCACCACGCCCGGAAATCGCTCCGCTCGAGCATGTTGGTCTACGTCGCCGTCGGCTGGACCACGGCGCTGCTCATCGTCGGCATCGTCCTCGCCGTCAACGCCCACGTCCTCGACGGGTTCGCGCAACTGTCCTCCGTATCGGGCACCTCGGGCGGCGTCGCCATCGACCCGCGGGCCGTCGATATCGAGCGGGACCGCCGGCGCTTCTACGTCGTGACGCAGGCGACGATGCTCGCCTGTGGCTGGTTCGCGGGCGTCGCCTCCCGCGACCGCTACGAGGCGCTGCTCCACTCGGGGGCGCTCGTGGTCGTCTGTTATCTCACCTTCTCGGTCGCGGGGATGGGCCCGTGA
- a CDS encoding DUF7263 family protein, translated as MTRPRGQANLPALAVALLVVTTTAGLAFALADDAFAGATRDTDGALAAGVADRLVAERSPLAARANVLDRPALDGTDADRLAAAFPALAGTDFRVRVGGRVVAERGDPTGGATVERVVLVRTRTERTVTPPLATTRVTLPRRTPSVGLRLDPPNGTTLTTVRANGRVVLHDPDGLAGEYEVGTSRYATTTLAFAADGPLREGNVTVAYRPAATTKALVEVTVDG; from the coding sequence GTGACCCGCCCGCGCGGGCAGGCGAACCTGCCCGCCCTCGCCGTCGCGCTGCTCGTCGTGACGACGACGGCCGGCCTCGCGTTCGCGCTCGCGGACGACGCGTTCGCCGGGGCGACCCGCGACACCGACGGCGCGCTCGCCGCCGGCGTGGCCGACAGACTCGTCGCCGAGCGGTCGCCGCTCGCGGCCCGCGCGAACGTCCTCGACCGGCCGGCGCTCGACGGGACGGACGCCGACCGGCTCGCGGCCGCGTTCCCGGCGCTCGCGGGGACCGACTTCCGGGTGCGCGTCGGCGGCCGCGTCGTCGCCGAGCGGGGCGACCCGACCGGCGGGGCGACGGTCGAGCGGGTCGTCCTCGTTCGGACGCGAACCGAACGGACGGTGACGCCGCCGCTCGCGACGACCCGGGTGACGCTCCCGCGGCGCACCCCCTCGGTCGGCCTCCGCCTCGACCCGCCGAACGGGACGACCCTGACGACGGTGCGGGCGAACGGCCGCGTCGTCCTCCACGACCCCGACGGACTCGCGGGCGAGTACGAGGTGGGGACGAGCCGGTACGCGACGACGACGCTCGCGTTCGCCGCGGACGGCCCGCTCCGGGAGGGGAACGTCACGGTCGCGTACCGCCCCGCGGCGACGACCAAGGCGCTCGTGGAGGTGACCGTCGATGGGTGA
- a CDS encoding DUF7262 family protein: MGERAQLPLSLVEAAVGVVLVLAVASGFALGVASPGSSAAQLDAYADDTATVLAAEPPRHGGTTRLAEVARSEAGFERERAALDRRVDRILPDNLMYRVETPHGAVGYPVPAGAPVGERSVATGYGRVTVRVWYA, translated from the coding sequence ATGGGTGAGCGTGCACAGCTACCGCTGTCGCTCGTCGAGGCGGCGGTCGGCGTCGTCCTCGTGCTCGCGGTCGCCTCCGGGTTCGCGCTCGGGGTCGCGTCGCCCGGTTCCAGCGCGGCACAGCTCGACGCCTACGCCGACGACACCGCGACGGTCCTCGCCGCCGAGCCGCCGCGCCACGGCGGCACGACCCGGCTCGCGGAGGTGGCACGCTCCGAGGCGGGTTTCGAGCGCGAGCGCGCCGCCCTCGACCGCCGGGTGGACCGCATCCTCCCGGACAACCTCATGTACCGGGTCGAGACGCCCCACGGCGCCGTCGGCTACCCCGTTCCCGCGGGCGCGCCGGTCGGGGAGCGGAGCGTCGCCACCGGCTACGGCCGCGTCACGGTACGGGTGTGGTACGCGTGA
- a CDS encoding DUF6684 family protein: protein MDDSAPRDDDDERSVFSRRTLSDLSVNAVPILVLGAFIGLFALLAPASGAEPLLGFHAALVGGVLLVSYVAARAITATGEELDGEREPRLYGDDDER from the coding sequence GTGGACGACTCCGCCCCGCGGGACGACGACGACGAGCGCTCGGTGTTCTCGCGCCGGACGCTGTCGGACCTCTCGGTCAACGCCGTGCCGATTCTCGTCCTCGGCGCGTTCATCGGGCTGTTCGCCCTGCTCGCGCCGGCGTCGGGCGCGGAACCGCTGCTCGGCTTCCACGCGGCGCTCGTCGGCGGCGTCCTCCTCGTCAGCTACGTCGCCGCCCGGGCTATCACGGCGACCGGCGAGGAACTCGACGGCGAGCGCGAGCCGCGGCTGTACGGGGACGACGACGAGCGCTGA
- a CDS encoding DUF7261 family protein, with protein sequence MSRRGQLVLLTAAVVAAALAPALLAYLQLGYHADRDAAADFEDPAANAVRVLDRAAFEARLDGDYAWANRTRAADRVRATLRPRIDRLAGSRVADGTATLVSYNATAARAWVESSCPGGDGRVFGPCRADGGVVVQERAGEAALVAVAFDVRVVTERGETRLTVVATPS encoded by the coding sequence GTGAGCCGGCGCGGTCAGCTCGTCCTGCTCACGGCGGCGGTGGTCGCCGCGGCGCTCGCGCCCGCCCTGCTCGCGTACCTCCAGCTCGGCTACCACGCCGACAGGGACGCGGCGGCGGACTTCGAGGACCCCGCGGCGAACGCCGTCCGGGTGCTCGACCGGGCGGCCTTCGAGGCGCGCCTCGACGGCGACTACGCGTGGGCGAACCGGACGCGGGCCGCCGACCGCGTCCGCGCGACGCTCCGCCCCCGCATCGACCGGCTCGCGGGGAGCCGGGTCGCCGACGGGACCGCGACGCTCGTGAGCTACAACGCGACGGCGGCGCGGGCGTGGGTCGAATCGTCGTGTCCCGGCGGGGACGGTCGCGTCTTCGGTCCCTGTCGCGCCGACGGCGGCGTGGTCGTGCAGGAACGGGCGGGCGAGGCGGCGCTGGTCGCCGTCGCGTTCGACGTGCGGGTGGTCACGGAGCGCGGGGAGACGCGGCTGACGGTCGTGGCGACGCCGTCGTAG
- a CDS encoding winged helix-turn-helix domain-containing protein produces the protein MLELVLSRRRYLERLADAPAWKRDLIDEFDHSRSTVDRALAALTDAGLVAAGEAGYETTYSGETMLDVADEATAVADTVDAAAALLNHLPTDAPRDHRFLAGAESVGMDDRSPAEVLGRMRVAVGDSDRFRGAAFSANDDGFIETVYRRSVVEGATEVRFVATPAPARYVATEFPDLVAGILDSDAIEVRVAPSMPFACYLATADGETTGYLGVHGEHDNFLGFVANDRPGAVAWLESVYAERWTAAAPFADFLADEGLSP, from the coding sequence ATGCTCGAACTCGTACTCTCTCGGCGACGTTACCTCGAACGCCTCGCGGACGCTCCGGCGTGGAAGCGCGACCTCATCGACGAGTTCGACCACTCGCGCTCGACGGTGGACCGGGCGCTCGCCGCGCTGACAGACGCGGGGCTGGTCGCTGCCGGCGAGGCGGGCTACGAGACGACGTACTCGGGGGAGACGATGCTCGACGTGGCCGACGAGGCGACGGCGGTGGCAGACACCGTCGACGCGGCCGCGGCGCTCCTGAACCACCTCCCGACGGACGCGCCCCGCGACCACCGCTTCCTCGCCGGGGCCGAGTCGGTGGGGATGGACGACCGTTCGCCCGCCGAGGTACTCGGCCGGATGCGCGTCGCGGTCGGCGACAGCGACCGCTTCCGGGGTGCGGCGTTCTCGGCCAACGACGACGGCTTCATCGAGACGGTGTACCGGCGGAGCGTCGTCGAGGGGGCAACCGAGGTGCGGTTCGTGGCGACGCCCGCGCCGGCCCGCTACGTCGCGACGGAGTTCCCGGACCTCGTCGCCGGCATCCTCGACAGCGACGCCATCGAGGTGCGGGTCGCGCCGTCGATGCCGTTCGCCTGCTACCTCGCCACCGCCGACGGCGAGACGACCGGGTACCTCGGCGTCCACGGCGAGCACGACAACTTCCTCGGCTTCGTCGCGAACGACCGGCCCGGCGCGGTCGCGTGGCTCGAGTCCGTCTACGCCGAGCGGTGGACCGCCGCCGCGCCGTTCGCCGACTTCCTCGCCGACGAGGGGTTGTCGCCGTAG
- a CDS encoding aldo/keto reductase, translating into MDLDFASLGDTGLQTSEIQFGTWRFGKETEEGNVEIGEDRAHELLDAYADAGGRFIDTADVYGGGKCEEWIGDWLAQSDYDREEFTIASKIYWQIREGDPNSRGTNRKNVRHRIDALLDRLGTDYVDVLYIHRWDDETPAREMMKTLNGLVEGGKVHYLGTSTLVPNEWKVAKANEIARAEGWEPFTVAQPRYNLVDREVEGGYLEMTDDYGIGVCPWSPLGQGFLTGKYDREDGLTGESRAAESSRFREAYLTEENFDVHDELAAVADEVDATVAQTAVAYHMAHPSIAAPIVGARTVEQLEENLGAAEVDLSDEQFERLEESKGGPYSDI; encoded by the coding sequence ATGGACCTCGACTTCGCGTCGCTCGGCGACACCGGCCTACAGACCAGCGAGATACAGTTCGGGACGTGGCGCTTCGGCAAGGAGACCGAGGAGGGCAACGTCGAGATCGGCGAGGACCGCGCCCACGAACTGCTCGACGCCTACGCCGACGCCGGCGGCCGCTTCATCGACACCGCCGACGTGTACGGCGGCGGCAAGTGCGAGGAGTGGATCGGCGACTGGCTCGCGCAGTCCGACTACGACCGCGAGGAGTTCACCATCGCCTCGAAGATCTACTGGCAGATCCGCGAGGGCGACCCGAACTCCCGGGGGACGAACCGCAAGAACGTCCGCCATCGCATCGACGCGCTGCTCGACCGGCTCGGCACCGACTACGTGGACGTGCTGTACATCCACCGCTGGGACGACGAGACGCCCGCCCGCGAGATGATGAAGACGCTGAACGGGCTGGTCGAGGGCGGCAAGGTCCACTACCTCGGCACCTCGACGCTGGTCCCCAACGAGTGGAAGGTCGCCAAGGCCAACGAGATCGCCCGTGCCGAGGGCTGGGAGCCCTTCACCGTCGCCCAGCCGCGCTACAACCTCGTCGACCGTGAGGTCGAGGGCGGCTACCTGGAGATGACCGACGACTACGGCATCGGCGTCTGCCCGTGGAGCCCGCTCGGCCAGGGCTTCCTCACCGGGAAGTACGACCGCGAGGACGGCCTCACCGGCGAGTCGCGCGCCGCCGAGTCGTCGCGCTTCCGCGAGGCGTACCTCACGGAGGAGAACTTCGACGTCCACGACGAGCTCGCGGCCGTCGCCGACGAGGTCGACGCGACCGTCGCCCAGACGGCCGTCGCCTACCACATGGCCCACCCGTCCATCGCCGCGCCCATCGTCGGCGCACGGACGGTCGAACAGCTGGAGGAGAACCTCGGCGCGGCCGAGGTCGACCTCTCGGACGAGCAGTTCGAGCGGCTGGAGGAGTCGAAGGGCGGCCCGTACAGCGACATCTGA
- a CDS encoding ABC transporter ATP-binding protein, whose amino-acid sequence MSDSEGSLDGLRDRATDPMRYLAVRYGRDHVPELALGGLMTVVGAALFSVPAFVLGVALDAIFDNTRPFALPLVPDAWLPTTLAGQFWLTVGIVSGSFLLAAVAGYVRGWALNRVAQDVQHEVRTDTYAEMQTQRLGFFDDHQTGEVMSVLNNDVNQLESFLSQDLQAGVRIAVTAVVIGAITLYLHWQLALVTLAMVPLLGYASYRFQREIEPKYGEVRSSVGRLNARLENNIGGITVIKAFGRERYEADRVTEASDDYRDANWDAILTRIRFFPTLVLITALGYGATFALGGYVYLFGGFGVFTLPLTVGTLVPFLLYSRRLMYPMQQFGQVLNNYQYAYAATERIVGLLREPDRIPDRDDGVELDTIDGAVEYENVTFSYDGDEPVLDDVSLSVEPGETVGLVGRTGAGKTTLTKLLMRLYDPDEGVVRLDGHDVRDVDLRSLRRHLGYVSQEPFLFGGTVRENVAYGQRDVDPADLEAALRKAGAWDFVRDLDDGLDTTVGERGVKLSGGQRQRLAIARAILEDPSLLVLDEATSHVDNETEVVVQRNVDEMVADRTTFVIAHRLSTVRNADRIVVLDDGRIAETGTHDELLAADGLYADLWRVQVGEVEALPEGFVREGSAADD is encoded by the coding sequence ATGAGCGATTCGGAGGGGTCGCTGGACGGCCTCCGCGACCGCGCCACCGACCCGATGCGGTATCTCGCCGTTCGGTACGGCCGCGACCACGTCCCGGAACTCGCGCTCGGCGGGCTGATGACGGTCGTCGGCGCGGCGCTGTTCTCGGTGCCGGCCTTCGTCCTCGGGGTCGCGCTCGACGCGATATTCGACAACACGCGACCGTTCGCGCTGCCGCTCGTCCCCGACGCGTGGCTCCCGACGACGCTCGCCGGGCAGTTCTGGCTCACCGTCGGCATCGTCTCCGGCTCCTTCCTCCTCGCCGCGGTCGCGGGGTACGTCCGGGGGTGGGCGCTCAACCGCGTCGCACAGGACGTCCAACACGAGGTCCGAACGGACACCTACGCCGAGATGCAGACCCAGCGGCTCGGCTTCTTCGACGACCACCAGACCGGGGAGGTGATGTCCGTGCTGAACAACGACGTGAACCAGCTGGAGTCGTTCCTCTCGCAGGACCTGCAGGCGGGCGTCCGCATCGCCGTCACGGCGGTCGTCATCGGCGCGATAACGCTGTACCTCCACTGGCAGCTGGCGCTCGTGACGCTGGCGATGGTGCCCCTTCTGGGGTACGCTTCCTACCGCTTCCAGCGGGAGATCGAGCCGAAGTACGGGGAGGTGCGGTCGTCGGTCGGCCGGCTCAACGCCCGGCTGGAGAACAACATCGGCGGCATCACCGTCATCAAGGCGTTCGGCCGCGAGCGGTACGAGGCCGACCGGGTCACCGAGGCGTCGGACGACTACCGCGACGCGAACTGGGACGCCATCCTCACGCGCATCCGCTTTTTCCCGACGCTCGTCCTCATCACCGCGCTGGGCTACGGGGCGACGTTCGCGCTCGGCGGCTACGTCTACCTGTTCGGGGGATTCGGGGTGTTCACGCTCCCGCTGACGGTCGGCACGCTCGTTCCGTTCCTGCTCTACAGCCGGCGGTTGATGTACCCGATGCAGCAGTTCGGGCAGGTGCTCAACAACTACCAGTACGCGTACGCCGCCACCGAGCGCATCGTCGGCCTCCTCCGCGAGCCGGACCGGATACCCGACCGCGACGACGGGGTCGAACTCGACACCATCGACGGGGCCGTCGAGTACGAGAACGTCACCTTCAGCTACGACGGGGACGAACCCGTCCTCGACGACGTGTCGCTGTCCGTCGAGCCGGGCGAGACGGTCGGGCTGGTCGGCCGGACCGGGGCCGGCAAGACGACGCTGACGAAACTGTTGATGCGCCTGTACGACCCCGACGAGGGCGTCGTCCGGCTCGACGGCCACGACGTGCGCGACGTGGACCTGCGGAGCCTCCGGCGACACCTCGGCTACGTGAGCCAGGAGCCGTTCCTCTTCGGCGGAACCGTCCGCGAGAACGTCGCCTACGGCCAGCGCGACGTGGACCCGGCCGACCTGGAGGCGGCGCTCCGGAAGGCCGGCGCGTGGGACTTCGTCCGGGACCTCGACGACGGGCTGGACACGACGGTCGGCGAGCGGGGCGTGAAGCTCTCCGGCGGTCAGCGCCAGCGGCTCGCCATCGCCCGCGCGATACTCGAGGACCCGTCGCTGCTCGTGCTGGACGAGGCGACGAGCCACGTCGACAACGAGACGGAGGTGGTCGTCCAGCGGAACGTGGACGAGATGGTCGCCGACCGGACGACGTTCGTCATCGCCCACCGGCTCTCGACCGTGCGCAACGCCGACCGTATCGTCGTCCTCGACGACGGGCGCATCGCGGAGACCGGCACCCACGACGAGCTCCTGGCCGCCGACGGGCTGTACGCCGACCTCTGGCGCGTCCAGGTCGGCGAGGTCGAGGCGCTCCCCGAGGGGTTCGTCCGGGAGGGCTCGGCCGCGGACGACTGA